The following proteins come from a genomic window of Gottfriedia acidiceleris:
- a CDS encoding response regulator transcription factor, with product MKILFAEDDQKLGKMTTHLLKTQTPFQIEWTTNGKHALELATHYDFDLLILDWMLPEISGLEICKKLRSDGFKGPILMLTARDSINHRVEGLEAGADDYLIKPFDFSELAARIKVLNRRNFAPLQDEIITIEDLTYNRTNFSLCRGNDQIILTQRELQLFDLLVKNRGIVLTREVIFERVWGIESEVTSNAVEAYVKNLRKKIDPPNQKTYIKSVRGVGYTIEK from the coding sequence TTGAAAATTTTATTCGCTGAAGACGATCAAAAATTAGGGAAAATGACAACCCATTTGCTAAAAACACAAACTCCATTTCAAATCGAATGGACTACTAATGGGAAGCATGCATTGGAATTAGCTACTCACTATGATTTTGATTTACTTATTTTGGACTGGATGTTACCTGAAATTAGTGGTTTAGAAATATGCAAAAAGCTTAGAAGTGATGGCTTTAAAGGACCTATCTTAATGTTAACAGCGAGAGATAGTATTAACCACCGTGTGGAAGGATTAGAAGCTGGAGCGGATGACTATTTAATTAAACCATTTGATTTTAGTGAACTTGCCGCAAGAATTAAAGTACTTAATCGAAGAAATTTTGCACCACTTCAAGATGAAATCATCACGATTGAAGACTTAACATATAATCGGACAAATTTTAGTTTATGTAGAGGCAATGATCAAATAATTTTAACGCAAAGAGAATTACAATTATTTGATTTATTAGTAAAAAATAGAGGGATTGTGCTTACTAGAGAAGTTATTTTTGAAAGAGTATGGGGAATTGAATCAGAAGTAACAAGTAATGCTGTTGAAGCGTATGTGAAAAATCTAAGAAAAAAAATTGATCCGCCAAATCAGAAAACTTATATAAAGAGTGTTAGAGGTGTTGGATATACAATCGAAAAATGA
- a CDS encoding phosphatase PAP2 family protein has product MNYSIFKLINSFAGIWPALDNVMIFLSKSAILIVIALLCYLWVQKGSERKYTAFYIVLTLILALGGNFIIHQFYYHARPFVNHHVTKLISHSSDSSFVSDHGTLVFSTALILLFRKDRLGLISFVWAILVGISRIFVGVHYPFDIIGAFILAGVVAVVVLKTSSLTEPLMKILLRIYERIIKKLSFNTKKNLSS; this is encoded by the coding sequence ATGAACTACTCAATATTTAAATTAATAAATAGTTTTGCAGGCATTTGGCCTGCATTAGATAATGTAATGATATTTTTATCTAAATCTGCCATTTTAATCGTAATAGCACTTTTATGTTATTTATGGGTTCAAAAAGGTAGCGAACGTAAGTATACAGCTTTTTATATTGTACTAACACTTATTTTAGCACTAGGTGGTAACTTTATTATCCATCAATTTTATTACCACGCAAGACCATTCGTTAATCACCATGTCACGAAACTGATTTCACATTCATCAGATTCATCTTTTGTAAGTGATCACGGGACATTAGTATTTTCTACTGCGCTTATTTTATTGTTTAGAAAAGATCGTTTAGGTTTGATTTCATTTGTTTGGGCGATATTAGTAGGTATTTCAAGAATCTTTGTTGGAGTCCATTATCCATTTGATATAATAGGTGCATTTATTTTGGCTGGTGTAGTTGCAGTTGTTGTTTTAAAAACATCTTCATTAACGGAACCATTAATGAAAATATTATTAAGAATTTACGAAAGAATAATAAAGAAGTTATCTTTTAATACGAAAAAGAATTTAAGTTCCTAA
- a CDS encoding serine hydrolase domain-containing protein encodes MDKFNIVGCQAAAVIKDKLIWSEAYGYRNLETKELVTENTMFRIASISKLFTATAIMQLVERNLIDLNEDISHYLGFKVRNPKFPHSYITLRQILTHTSSLNSDDASNSVYAKYIKDGHSNFSLQLIELLDENGMYFTKEIWGDWKPGDQWMYSNIGAIICGAIIEKVTNLRFDQYIKQNIFEPLEMKDVAFSYSNFNKSHELANIYEKNKNTNEYKVSIDDVKQTGYSNTHWDQYIIGNHGGLFEPQGGLRTSALELSKFLRAHMLNGSLNGQQILEQQTSKLMTSIQWSREGNNHFFSKMGLGFHISHDFLPGYKEMIGHAGEAYGLISNLYWHEEKQFGMIFILNGSHFDLSADSRFEVEKELAEVIYKHVIEERLLKQM; translated from the coding sequence ATGGACAAATTTAATATTGTCGGATGTCAAGCTGCTGCGGTAATAAAAGATAAACTGATTTGGTCTGAGGCTTATGGTTATCGTAATTTAGAAACAAAAGAATTAGTTACAGAAAATACGATGTTTCGAATTGCTTCTATTTCAAAACTTTTTACTGCTACAGCAATTATGCAATTAGTCGAAAGAAATCTAATCGATTTAAATGAAGATATTAGTCATTATTTAGGTTTTAAAGTAAGAAATCCTAAATTCCCTCATTCTTATATTACGTTGAGACAAATTTTAACTCATACATCTTCACTTAACTCAGACGATGCTTCAAATAGTGTTTATGCTAAGTACATTAAAGATGGACATTCAAATTTTTCTTTACAACTTATAGAATTATTAGATGAAAATGGAATGTATTTCACGAAAGAGATATGGGGGGATTGGAAACCAGGTGATCAGTGGATGTATTCAAATATTGGTGCGATCATTTGCGGTGCTATTATTGAAAAAGTCACTAATTTAAGATTCGACCAATATATCAAACAAAATATTTTTGAACCTCTAGAAATGAAGGATGTAGCTTTTTCATATTCTAACTTTAATAAAAGCCATGAACTAGCAAACATATATGAAAAAAATAAAAATACAAACGAATATAAAGTATCAATTGATGATGTTAAGCAGACTGGATATTCGAATACTCATTGGGATCAATACATCATCGGTAATCATGGAGGGTTATTTGAACCTCAAGGCGGACTAAGGACATCCGCACTTGAATTAAGTAAATTTTTACGGGCACATATGTTAAATGGGAGTTTAAATGGACAACAAATTCTTGAACAACAAACGTCAAAATTAATGACATCAATTCAATGGTCTAGAGAAGGAAATAATCACTTCTTTAGTAAAATGGGACTTGGTTTTCATATTAGCCACGACTTCTTACCGGGTTACAAAGAAATGATTGGGCATGCGGGTGAAGCATACGGATTAATCAGCAATTTATATTGGCATGAAGAAAAACAATTTGGCATGATTTTTATTTTAAACGGAAGTCATTTCGATTTATCTGCAGATTCAAGATTTGAAGTAGAGAAAGAATTAGCAGAAGTTATTTATAAACATGTTATTGAAGAACGTTTATTAAAACAGATGTAA
- a CDS encoding trimeric intracellular cation channel family protein: MILIEVFVYAGIIAASISGTLVGIQKKLDLFGVVFLAACTALGGGLIRDIILGQTVPNAFAKPQYFIVSTVVSIVTWLFYQRTMQFQSTLIITDAIGLGVFTAVGSYSAIDHGLKGSFLIISMGLITGIGGGIMRDVFAREIPFVFRKEIYAIAAIIGSITILFTHGEFTKLQSLYICFLITTAIRMIAVRYKVNFPIRNVNDKSFLL, from the coding sequence ATGATTTTGATCGAGGTTTTTGTTTATGCAGGGATTATAGCTGCTAGCATTTCTGGTACTTTGGTTGGTATTCAAAAGAAATTAGACTTATTTGGTGTTGTTTTTTTAGCAGCTTGTACTGCGCTTGGCGGAGGGTTAATTCGTGATATTATTTTAGGTCAAACGGTACCGAATGCTTTCGCAAAACCTCAATACTTTATCGTAAGTACAGTCGTTTCAATTGTAACCTGGTTATTTTATCAACGAACAATGCAGTTCCAATCAACTTTAATCATTACTGATGCAATTGGTCTAGGGGTTTTTACTGCTGTTGGTTCATATTCGGCAATTGATCACGGTTTAAAAGGTTCTTTTTTAATTATTTCGATGGGGTTAATTACTGGAATTGGTGGTGGAATTATGCGAGATGTATTCGCAAGAGAAATTCCATTTGTATTCCGAAAAGAAATTTATGCAATTGCAGCAATTATTGGCTCTATAACAATTTTGTTTACACATGGTGAATTTACTAAACTGCAATCTTTGTATATTTGTTTTCTAATTACAACAGCAATTCGAATGATCGCTGTTCGATACAAAGTAAACTTTCCTATTAGAAATGTAAATGATAAATCGTTTTTACTTTAA
- a CDS encoding NADPH-dependent FMN reductase → MNIVVVNGSPRANGRTRFLAKQIADSNKFTNLDLAFEQVPLYNGEAEQKEIEAVKAIRELLVKADGIVICTPEYNNAMSGALKNLVELLGSEPFKKKPISLLAVAGGGKGGINALNSMRTVIRGVYGNALPKQLVLDPVDFENDTVVKPEAFAKVAEVIDELKEYVQKEILYKEYIESNSVSK, encoded by the coding sequence ATGAATATTGTAGTAGTAAATGGTTCACCTAGAGCAAATGGTCGAACTAGATTCTTAGCAAAACAAATCGCAGACTCTAATAAATTTACAAATTTAGATTTAGCATTTGAGCAAGTTCCTCTTTATAACGGGGAAGCTGAACAAAAAGAAATAGAAGCAGTTAAGGCAATTAGAGAATTATTAGTGAAAGCTGATGGAATCGTTATTTGTACGCCAGAGTACAATAATGCAATGAGTGGAGCTTTAAAAAATCTAGTTGAACTATTAGGCTCTGAGCCATTTAAGAAAAAGCCAATTTCATTATTAGCAGTAGCTGGTGGTGGAAAAGGTGGTATAAACGCTTTAAATAGTATGAGAACTGTAATTCGTGGTGTATATGGAAATGCATTACCAAAACAACTAGTTTTAGATCCAGTTGATTTTGAAAATGATACAGTTGTGAAGCCTGAAGCTTTTGCAAAAGTAGCTGAAGTAATTGATGAATTAAAAGAATATGTACAAAAAGAAATTTTATATAAAGAATACATAGAATCAAATAGTGTTTCTAAGTAA
- a CDS encoding DMT family transporter, producing MENKAVNKKATISIIIAMATFGTVGFVAPKTGLKAIDLVFIRCVFASIFLFSVWYFSGLAKKEIFNKKDITLSLFSGILLVLNWVFLFKSFENLSVTISVSIYYLAPVILFLLGSIIYKEKITVIPLLGVLSSFIGSILLSGINSDFTLDKFLSSGVIWAFLAAIFYGLLMIVNKGITQTSSYFTTLLQTTLGFLLLIPFVKFDSFQNLHLENWSFILIIGFVHTGIIYALFFGNIRFLPSNMIAVLTFLDPAVAIVLDTVITGFKPTPTQVVGIFMTFLGIALILLLNSPKKVSQNSNEKIAN from the coding sequence TTGGAGAATAAGGCGGTAAATAAAAAGGCGACAATTAGTATCATTATTGCAATGGCTACTTTTGGCACTGTAGGTTTCGTCGCTCCTAAAACAGGCCTAAAAGCCATTGATTTAGTTTTTATAAGATGTGTTTTTGCAAGTATTTTTTTATTTTCTGTTTGGTATTTTTCAGGGTTAGCTAAAAAAGAAATATTTAATAAAAAAGATATAACTCTTTCATTATTTAGTGGGATCCTTTTAGTTTTGAATTGGGTATTTTTATTTAAATCATTTGAAAATTTATCAGTTACAATTTCAGTTTCAATTTATTACTTAGCTCCCGTTATTTTATTCTTATTAGGTAGTATAATTTATAAGGAAAAAATTACAGTTATTCCTTTACTTGGAGTATTAAGTAGTTTTATCGGCTCAATTCTTTTATCCGGAATTAATTCCGATTTTACACTTGATAAATTCCTTTCATCTGGTGTTATTTGGGCATTTCTTGCGGCAATCTTTTATGGATTATTAATGATTGTGAATAAAGGGATTACACAAACAAGTTCATATTTTACGACTTTACTTCAGACAACATTAGGTTTCCTACTTTTAATTCCTTTTGTTAAATTTGATTCTTTTCAAAACTTGCATTTAGAAAACTGGAGTTTTATTTTGATTATTGGATTTGTTCATACAGGCATTATTTATGCATTATTCTTTGGTAATATTCGATTTTTACCTTCTAATATGATAGCTGTGTTAACATTTTTAGATCCTGCAGTAGCCATTGTGTTAGATACAGTCATAACAGGATTTAAACCAACACCAACCCAAGTAGTTGGAATTTTTATGACATTTTTAGGTATCGCTTTAATACTGCTACTGAATTCACCGAAGAAAGTTTCGCAAAATTCAAATGAAAAAATTGCAAATTAA